One stretch of Dissulfurimicrobium hydrothermale DNA includes these proteins:
- a CDS encoding uroporphyrinogen decarboxylase/cobalamine-independent methonine synthase family protein, producing the protein MTFKPGSLPLLIGSLPLTDHAEATELMMKYTPEIPLWVQLPCHPNERLLSQFSEGLPGIRGEGDNIYFETSGPDFEKDLVTFYEKYLAVTEGIAPLEGSIFAFSETTGKGLNALLAALRKIETRPLALKGQITGPFTMLIGLKDSSGRAVYFNPTLREAVVKALGLKAAYQVHILKTEVERVIIFLDEPALAGFGSSALIGIPRDDVASDLKEVISAVHQAGGLAGIHVCANTDWPLVLSLPIDILSFDAFGYLDRILLFKNELMNFLKRGGVIAWGLVPTLNEEDLRNADTDGLLLRWQECVDGLGADSSLILSQGLITPSCGTGLLPLDLAVKAMALTRNLSMNIRC; encoded by the coding sequence ATGACATTTAAACCTGGTTCGCTCCCTCTCCTCATAGGAAGCCTGCCGCTTACAGATCACGCTGAGGCGACGGAGCTGATGATGAAATATACACCTGAAATCCCACTCTGGGTGCAGCTTCCGTGCCATCCCAACGAGAGGTTGCTGAGTCAATTCTCGGAAGGTCTTCCAGGTATAAGGGGCGAAGGAGATAATATATATTTCGAAACGAGCGGACCCGACTTTGAAAAGGATCTCGTGACCTTTTATGAAAAATATCTGGCAGTTACAGAGGGCATTGCACCGCTTGAAGGGTCGATCTTTGCCTTTTCAGAGACGACCGGCAAGGGACTCAATGCCCTTCTTGCGGCACTTCGAAAGATCGAGACTAGACCTCTGGCCTTGAAGGGTCAGATCACTGGGCCGTTCACTATGCTCATAGGGCTCAAAGACAGCTCGGGCCGTGCCGTCTATTTCAACCCAACCCTTAGGGAAGCAGTGGTAAAGGCCTTGGGCCTCAAGGCTGCTTATCAAGTCCATATACTAAAGACCGAGGTCGAGCGGGTGATCATCTTCCTTGACGAACCTGCACTGGCAGGCTTTGGTTCATCCGCCCTGATCGGTATACCAAGGGATGATGTGGCGTCGGACCTCAAAGAGGTGATCTCAGCGGTCCACCAGGCGGGCGGTCTGGCCGGAATTCATGTCTGCGCCAATACCGACTGGCCGCTGGTGCTCTCCTTGCCTATAGATATCTTGAGCTTCGATGCATTTGGTTATCTTGACCGCATCCTCCTGTTTAAAAACGAACTGATGAATTTTCTCAAAAGGGGTGGGGTTATAGCTTGGGGTCTTGTGCCAACGCTAAATGAAGAAGATCTAAGGAATGCCGATACAGACGGATTACTTCTACGCTGGCAAGAATGCGTAGACGGACTCGGGGCCGACAGCTCATTGATCCTCTCACAAGGCCTCATCACACCAAGCTGCGGGACAGGGCTTCTGCCATTGGACCTGGCCGTTAAGGCAATGGCACTTACCCGTAATCTCTCCATGAACATAAGATGCTGA
- the glk gene encoding glucokinase, giving the protein MLILAGDIGGTNGRLAIFRDDIILFERSYPSTAVDSLAQCLTAFLRDAESILGPLKIKIKGACLAVAGVVDKEKGEASTINLPWTITSLEMSHILNIPNQMVMLINDIEAAAFGVMSLGSHQMVKIGGLEATDRGPKAVIGAGTGLGEALIVPLDDMRFKILATEGGHVDFAPNSPIEIELLESLAKKFGHVSVERVLSGPGLMNIYGFLADKNGVNPSYHNPAEITASAMANKDGLCTRALEIFCSIYGAEAGNLALKCLASGGVYITGGIAPAILPFLIRSDFRKTFETKGRLTWLLQKIPVFVVMEQKLGLIGAQRAIREYPLPI; this is encoded by the coding sequence ATGCTGATACTGGCGGGCGACATAGGTGGCACCAATGGTAGGCTTGCCATCTTCAGAGACGATATAATACTTTTTGAGCGCAGCTATCCATCTACTGCTGTCGATTCACTTGCCCAATGTCTGACCGCCTTTCTTCGAGACGCCGAGAGCATACTCGGTCCGTTAAAGATCAAGATAAAAGGGGCATGTCTAGCTGTTGCAGGTGTTGTCGACAAGGAAAAAGGCGAGGCTTCCACCATTAATCTGCCGTGGACTATAACCAGCCTGGAGATGTCTCACATACTAAACATCCCTAATCAGATGGTCATGCTTATAAACGACATCGAGGCCGCTGCCTTCGGGGTCATGTCGCTCGGCTCGCACCAGATGGTGAAGATCGGTGGTCTTGAGGCTACAGACCGTGGGCCCAAGGCGGTAATCGGTGCAGGGACAGGTCTTGGCGAGGCATTAATTGTCCCATTGGATGATATGAGGTTCAAGATACTGGCGACTGAGGGAGGGCATGTCGATTTTGCACCAAATAGCCCTATTGAGATTGAACTCTTAGAAAGTCTTGCTAAAAAATTCGGCCATGTAAGCGTCGAAAGGGTGCTCTCAGGACCCGGCCTTATGAATATCTACGGCTTTTTGGCAGACAAAAACGGCGTCAACCCATCATATCACAACCCTGCCGAGATAACTGCATCCGCCATGGCAAACAAGGACGGACTCTGCACAAGGGCGCTTGAAATATTCTGTTCGATATACGGTGCAGAAGCAGGAAACTTGGCGTTAAAGTGCCTTGCTTCAGGCGGTGTATATATAACGGGCGGGATAGCACCTGCAATCCTCCCTTTTCTGATCAGATCCGACTTCAGAAAGACCTTTGAGACCAAAGGGCGTCTGACATGGCTGCTGCAAAAGATCCCTGTCTTCGTGGTCATGGAGCAAAAATTGGGGCTTATTGGGGCACAAAGGGCTATCCGAGAATATCCTTTGCCCATTTGA
- a CDS encoding NUDIX domain-containing protein, whose translation MQVKTLSAGVVVVRREEGIWKYLMLRAYKYWDFPKGIVEPGEEPVAAAIREVEEETTIKDLEFRWGYDYRETEPYNNGKVARYYIAETKSITVDLPLNSMIGRPEHDEYRWFTHEEALDVAAQRVTHVLKWAKDILG comes from the coding sequence ATGCAGGTAAAGACCCTTTCGGCAGGCGTTGTGGTGGTAAGGAGGGAAGAAGGCATCTGGAAATATCTCATGCTTCGGGCTTACAAGTATTGGGACTTCCCGAAGGGCATTGTGGAGCCAGGGGAAGAGCCTGTGGCAGCTGCGATACGTGAGGTGGAGGAGGAAACCACCATAAAAGATCTGGAATTCCGTTGGGGCTATGACTATCGGGAGACGGAGCCGTATAATAACGGCAAGGTGGCTCGTTACTACATTGCCGAGACAAAGAGTATTACGGTAGACCTTCCGCTTAACTCTATGATCGGAAGGCCTGAACACGACGAATACCGTTGGTTTACCCATGAAGAGGCCTTGGATGTGGCTGCTCAGAGGGTGACACATGTGCTCAAATGGGCAAAGGATATTCTCGGATAG
- a CDS encoding M3 family oligoendopeptidase — translation MDSPKGLNVSDVIWDLDCLYTGLGDPRIKKDMDKAGALAVDLARRYAGKVAELSAEGLYGAIKEMEGLAVAVARLEAFAQLVFATRVNDPEAGAFLQRITEFSSSISREVVFFDIEWANTPDEKADLLLSYKTLQHYRHYLKSARRYRPHLLSETEERLLVDISPAGRSAWTKLFDKVLAFKRFGKNGRTQEEVLADLYSPERGKRKDAAAEFTEGLRDECHVIVHIFNTILADKMIEDRLRRYPDWISSMNLANEIDAETVGALVEAVIGRYDLVSRYYKIKRSLLGLEVLYDYDRYAPVAALPRSEISWSGCKDIVLEAFGRFSSDILRLARRFFDEGWIHAPIVSGKIGGAFAHPTVPDAHPYVLVNYSGNLRDVETVAHELGHGVHQVLAGQVGFFNSRTPLVLAETASVFGEMLVFKDMMKKISARDERLGLVCSKIESIFATVFRQIAMNRFEDAIHNHRRKAGELSLEDFCTLWLKTQREMFQDGLVLTDDYGLWWSYIGHFLHAPGYVYAYAFGELLVLSLYALYEDGFPGFVDRYLELLASGGSKSPYELLEPFGVDIRDPAFWRKGLGVIDEMIDEVEALA, via the coding sequence ATGGATAGCCCAAAAGGACTGAATGTATCTGATGTCATATGGGACCTCGATTGCCTCTATACCGGCCTCGGCGATCCCAGGATAAAGAAAGACATGGACAAGGCAGGCGCGTTGGCCGTTGACCTTGCCAGAAGATACGCAGGTAAGGTGGCGGAATTATCCGCTGAAGGGCTCTATGGGGCCATCAAAGAGATGGAAGGGCTTGCGGTGGCCGTCGCCCGTCTTGAGGCCTTTGCACAGCTTGTCTTTGCAACGCGCGTAAATGACCCGGAAGCCGGCGCCTTTCTCCAAAGGATAACGGAGTTTTCAAGCAGTATCTCTAGAGAGGTCGTCTTCTTTGATATCGAATGGGCGAATACCCCGGACGAGAAGGCGGATCTCCTACTCTCTTACAAGACGCTTCAACATTATCGGCATTATCTGAAATCGGCCAGACGCTACAGGCCCCATCTGCTTTCCGAAACCGAGGAACGTCTCCTCGTAGACATCAGTCCTGCAGGCCGTTCTGCTTGGACGAAGCTCTTTGACAAGGTCCTCGCCTTCAAGCGTTTCGGTAAGAATGGCCGCACGCAGGAGGAGGTGCTTGCCGACCTTTACTCGCCGGAACGCGGTAAACGTAAAGACGCTGCAGCCGAGTTTACAGAAGGCCTTAGGGATGAATGTCATGTAATTGTTCACATATTTAATACGATCCTTGCGGATAAGATGATAGAAGACAGGCTGCGCCGATATCCCGACTGGATAAGTTCCATGAACCTGGCCAACGAGATAGATGCTGAGACTGTAGGTGCCCTTGTCGAGGCGGTAATCGGCCGCTACGACCTGGTCAGCCGCTATTATAAAATAAAACGTTCGCTCCTTGGGCTCGAGGTACTGTATGATTATGACAGGTACGCCCCGGTGGCCGCACTGCCTCGCAGCGAGATATCTTGGTCAGGATGTAAGGATATAGTACTTGAGGCCTTCGGCCGTTTTTCCTCAGATATATTGAGGTTGGCAAGGCGTTTTTTTGACGAGGGATGGATACATGCCCCTATTGTTTCAGGGAAGATCGGCGGGGCGTTTGCGCACCCAACCGTACCAGATGCACATCCCTATGTGCTTGTTAATTATTCGGGAAATTTGCGGGACGTCGAGACCGTTGCGCACGAACTTGGCCATGGCGTGCATCAGGTACTGGCTGGCCAGGTTGGTTTTTTTAACAGCCGGACACCCCTTGTGCTTGCTGAGACTGCATCAGTATTCGGCGAGATGCTGGTTTTCAAAGATATGATGAAGAAGATATCGGCCCGCGACGAACGTCTCGGCCTCGTGTGTTCTAAGATAGAATCTATATTTGCAACCGTCTTTCGCCAGATTGCCATGAACCGCTTTGAAGACGCCATCCATAATCACAGGCGGAAGGCCGGTGAGCTGTCTCTGGAAGATTTTTGTACCCTTTGGCTCAAGACCCAACGCGAGATGTTTCAGGATGGCCTTGTCCTGACCGATGATTACGGGCTCTGGTGGTCTTATATAGGGCATTTTCTCCATGCGCCTGGCTATGTATACGCCTATGCATTTGGAGAGCTGCTTGTCTTGTCGCTCTATGCGCTTTATGAAGATGGGTTTCCTGGCTTTGTCGATCGCTATCTGGAACTCTTGGCCTCTGGCGGCAGTAAGAGCCCGTACGAACTCCTTGAGCCATTCGGGGTTGACATACGTGACCCTGCATTCTGGCGCAAAGGCTTGGGCGTAATAGATGAAATGATAGATGAAGTCGAGGCCTTAGCCTGA